A segment of the Nymphalis io chromosome 7, ilAglIoxx1.1, whole genome shotgun sequence genome:
aattatattatttaattacacattGTAGATTTAGATTTAGTAGAGTAACTAAAGCTAGTCTACTATTACTTAAATTTACAGTTGtagtaataattgtaataaacataCTATTGCCTAAgtcttattattgtttaaaacaaaaatttcataaaacaaaaaaaacgtcAGTTAAATGTTTAAGAGATTAaacaatactatatttaaattgattttcagATTGAGTCCATCAGTATTGGAGCTCACCATGCCGCCTCAGTAGAAGTATTAGTTGGATTGTCAGAGAAACCTAATGAGCCCTTTCAGGTAAAAATATAtccctatttttatttaaccagCCACTATTAGGGAGGGGGAGGGAGGTAGGTAAGTgcttattttataagaacattTTATGGGTGTCTTTGAATCAGCCGATTTAGACAAATTCAACCAGGTACTGGTCCCGAGCTGCATGTTGTTGTCGCCGGCCGAGTCCCGCCGCGACGCGGGCGTGGAGCGCGTGCGCTCGTTCAGCGGCGCGCAGCTCGCcggcgcgcgcgggcggcgCTGGGACCGCGTGCGCGTCGTGTGCGCGCAGCCCTACAACAAGCACTGCAAGGTCGGGCGGCTGCTGACATGCCATCAGCATGGATTGAGATTGAACTGGCTACTGGGGGACAAATAGCAAAATTAATTTCCAGTATGGCCTGTCATTCGTGCATATCCACGAGCCGGAGAGCACGATGTCGCGGACGTTCGCGTTCGGCGCGCTTGCAGCCGACGACGACGAGTTCCGCCCGGGGGAGCTGTTCGCGAGCACGCGACGCACGACTGCCGGTACGACAGCACTCGTGTGGCTTCACATCATCTCTGTTGGCAGCTGACTGGCAAATTGGCAGTAGCTGGATGAATGTACACATGTGGTATTGATTTATAATCGACTGTTTAAAAGgacgattgttttttttgtttcagatgCACAAATAAGGCAAGCATCTATGGACGCTATTAAAAACGATTCGGACAAGTACACCAAGCTTATTAAAATTCCTATCGCTAAAACGACCGGTAAGGAATGCCGTGGAGAGGATGACGAACCGTGCTCAAACCGGCGGAAGGAAAACCTTATGTACACAGATGATGATATAAAGCCACACGATAAAATCGACCAGGTGGTCCAAAGACATAAACAACAAAAGGATGAGGAAAATTTATCACAGAATCAAAGAACTAGAGAACATCAAGGCaaagaaaagataaaaattaataatatagacaGAGACAGCAAAAAAAACAAGATACCACAAGACCCACAACAGCAAGTAGGGGCCACAAATTTTTCACCTCAGAGTAAAGTCGTCAGAAAAGATACTCCGAGTACTGCGGATTCATCTCACTCGAAGAAACGGAAACGATCGGTTGAAGGTGAGTTTTTTGATGTTGTTGGTGAGATTTTACCAATGCCCGCCGACCCGTAACGTTTCGACTCGTGCGCAGAGCCGGGCCCGCGCGCGCACGAGGCCGCCGTGCTTGCGGGCGTCGTGTTCACGCTCAGCGGATACGAGAACCCGCTGCGCGCCGAGCTGCGCGACGTCGGCCTGCGTCTCGGCGCGCGCTACCTGCCCGGCTGGCGCGGCTGCACGCACCTCGTGTACGCACCTCGTGTACGCACCTCGTGTACGCACCTCGAGCAGAGTGCCGCGGGGGGGGCCGGTCTGAGCGCGTGTCGTCCGCAGGTGCGCGTTCCCGAACACGCCCAAGGTGCGCGAGGCGCGCGCGGGCGGCGGGCGCGCGGCGGCCGTGGCGGGCGAGTGGCTGCGCGCGTGCGCGGCGCGCCGGCGGCGGCTGCCGTGGCGCTGGTTCGCGGTGCAGCCGAGCGAGCGCGAGGCGCCGCCCGCCGACTGGCAACTCGACCGCCCGGACTTCGGTGGCGATAGCGGTACGATTTCAGCGATTCGGGTGCGAGCGCTTTTATCGactgttttattttgtgtttcaaatttttatacGTATTAAAATTACATGTTCGTTTTTGACGCTTTTTGCCATAAGACATGGACACCGATGATGAAATCGAGAAAGTTCTGCAACATCAACGGAAAAAGAACAAAACAAACTCTCCGGTCGCCGACGACACGAGCGCCCCGCCGACGGCGGACGTCGTCGACGACGCGAACGCGTCCCGCGAGTCCGACGTGACGTTCGTGCGGGACGAGCGCGTCCGCGACGATATCACCCTCGACGACTCCGACTCCGACTCCGACTCGGATCTCACGGACCGAGACGACCAACCGGCGCGACTGGAGAAGATCGATACGGAAAAAGTATATTTCGTTGTCATTTCTTTGCATTGTTTGCTCTTAGTATATTGTGATTTcgataattttcataattttatcagGAATTACCGCACTTCTTCGAAGGCTTGACTTTTACGATCTCGGACGATTTGGACGCCGAGTACGACCGCACACTGCTCGTGCGATACATTCGCGCCTACGGAGGACTCGTGGTCGAGGTGAGACTTGTCCTCACACGTAATAAAGAATGAACATTCGTAGCTAACGTGCGGTCCCGTGCGCAGCCGGCGGCGGCGCTGGGCGGGCGCGCGCAGTACCGCGTgtgcggcggcgcgggcggcgcgggcggcgcgcgcgtgcGGCCCGAGTGGGTGTGGCGCTGCCACCGCGAGCGCTCGCTAGTGGCGGacgggcggcgcgcgcgtgcGGCCCGAGTGGGTGTGGCGCTGCCACCGCGAGCGCTCGCTAGTGGCGGacgggcggcgcgcgcgtgcGGCCCGAGTGGGTGTGGCGCTGCCACCGCGAGCGCTCGCTAGTGGCGGacgggcggcgcgcgcgtgcGGCCCGAGTGGGTGTGGCGCTGCCACCGCGAGCGCTCGCTAGTGGCGGacgggcggcgcgcgcgtgcGGCCCGAGTGGGTGTGGCGCTGCCACCGCGAGCGCTCGCTAGTGGCGGacgggcggcgcgcgcgtgcGGCCCGAGTGGGTGTGGCGCTGCCACCGCGAGCGCTCGCTAGTGGCGGacgggcggcgcgcgcgtgcGGCCCGAGTGGGTGTGGCGCTGCCACCGCGAGCGCTCGCTAGTGGCGACGGGCGAAAGCGTTCGTGTGTACGAGACGTGTAACCGACTGTGATTGGTTCGATTCATTCGAGCCATCAGTTCGATAAGACATCGACGTTTATATTGttgacttttaaaaaatatttttttattattcaccaTTACGGAACAGAAATAATATACCTTGACTTTGTAAGGTTTCAAATAAAGGAGAATACAGAACTTTTACACATTTTCGCTTTATTGAGTACTTATGACTTTAAATTTTCCCGGCAACGAGAGTAGTGTCTCACTGCGACGTCAGCAGTGTGAGCTTCTCGTTCAGTTGCAGCTGGGTCTTGATGAGTTGTGCGAGAGTGACCACCTGGAAAGGataaatagaaatgttataattgttgcATCACTTGCATTACTGTGGATCAATCTTCATTACTCAGGCatcataaattttcatatataaaaaaaaaaaaacaatacagtaGCTGTATGAATAGTCATCAAAACTACACCAAACTTGGTTtccttaaatttaaacttttgaatattatcttttttaatttacattcaatATTTCATAATCAATATTGAATCAAACATTCTCGATGAGCTTCACTACATATTAAcatgataaattcaaaaactaacAAACGGTGTTTCATACAATTTTCACCAATAGACAGTTGTCTAAAACCGACGTTGGGACGACGTTGGAAGCATtgtgtattacaatataaacttttaatttaaacccTTATTTAACCCATGCGAAGCCGAGACGgtagctagtatatatatatatacatatatatatattaaaagagtgTCACCATGAGCAGGTCCTTGACGCCTCCGGCGAAGGCGTCCGCGAAAGAGGCGGAGGCGAGATCGGGCAGCGCGC
Coding sequences within it:
- the LOC126769459 gene encoding DNA repair protein XRCC1, translated to MPRVKIDYVVSFSSEDPENQANNITEWEVSKKKWLCSKGESSCSIVLQLVKAVKIESISIGAHHAASVEVLVGLSEKPNEPFQVLVPSCMLLSPAESRRDAGVERVRSFSGAQLAGARGRRWDRVRVVCAQPYNKHCKYGLSFVHIHEPESTMSRTFAFGALAADDDEFRPGELFASTRRTTADAQIRQASMDAIKNDSDKYTKLIKIPIAKTTGKECRGEDDEPCSNRRKENLMYTDDDIKPHDKIDQVVQRHKQQKDEENLSQNQRTREHQGKEKIKINNIDRDSKKNKIPQDPQQQVGATNFSPQSKVVRKDTPSTADSSHSKKRKRSVEEPGPRAHEAAVLAGVVFTLSGYENPLRAELRDVGLRLGARYLPGWRGCTHLVCAFPNTPKVREARAGGGRAAAVAGEWLRACAARRRRLPWRWFAVQPSEREAPPADWQLDRPDFGGDSDMDTDDEIEKVLQHQRKKNKTNSPVADDTSAPPTADVVDDANASRESDVTFVRDERVRDDITLDDSDSDSDSDLTDRDDQPARLEKIDTEKELPHFFEGLTFTISDDLDAEYDRTLLVRYIRAYGGLVVEPAAALGGRAQYRVCGGAGGAGGARVRPEWVWRCHRERSLVADGRRARAARVGVALPPRALASGGRAARACGPSGCGAATASAR